A DNA window from Aspergillus nidulans FGSC A4 chromosome V contains the following coding sequences:
- a CDS encoding glycoside hydrolase family 154 protein (transcript_id=CADANIAT00003329) produces MSVHANGKTPTQPFSQSPFRTRTDLQDACKALLDPLIPRFTPGGSRVKIGSSTTRFDEGGAQIEGFARPLWGLAALLGGGCDYAEASRWRDGFIQGTDPESPEYWGDIEDMDQRMVEMCPIGFSLAVAPHVFWNPLTDKQKENVAKWLASINEREMPNTNWLWFRVFANLGLRKNGAPYSLARIEADMDHLDTFHVGGGWSNDGPKSHHQMDYYSGSFAIQFLQLLYSKLAADFDEPRAERYRARAKEFALDFVYYFDPDGRSVPFGRSMTYRFAMVGFWGALAFADVTPPAPLTWGMVKGILLRHFRWWATQEDIFNNDGTLNLSGTRQACHYPVRAIQAKYGKFAYSASFGYSVPTGGYQLEQHAPDSMLALSEDGGDIWQTRRVVENARIEYRENLPVLISEWRPWTDVVVETFLIPPAEGSENWHIRAHRVRTSRDLQSSEGAFAIYGCQSSNGRFLQPFKEPLNPLSEGTSAAPQSALTVSSAGAVDLVCDGRVCFAGAWKWQWRKLEEYLDR; encoded by the exons ATGTCAGTACATGCAAACGGAAAGACCCCTACTCAACCTTTCAGCCAGTCCCCTTTTCGTACTCGCACCGACCTCCAAGATGCCTGTAAGGCGCTCCTCGATCCTCTTATACCCCGCTTCACCCCTGGGGGCAGCCGCGTAAAGATTGGATCATCGACCACCAGGTTTGATGAAGGGGGCGCACAGATTGAGGGCTTCGCTCGTCCCTTATGGGGTCTTGCTGCCCTTCTCGGCGGTGGTTGTGATTATGCGGAAGCCTCTCGATGGCGCGATGGCTTCATACAAGGAACAGACCCTGAGAGCCCAGAGTACTGGGGGGACATTGAAGACATGGACCAACGCATGGTGGAGATGTGCCCAATCGGTTTCTCACTGGCCGTTGCACCGCATGTATTCTGGAATCCATTGACCGACAAACAGAAGGAGAACGTTGCGAAGTGGCTAGCAAGCATTAATGAACGAGAGATGCCGAACACAAATTG GCTATGGTTTCGAGTCTTTGCTAATCTGGGCCTGCGAAAGAACGGAGCACCGTACTCACTTGCTCGTATTGAGGCTGATATGGATCACTTGGATACCTTCCATGTAGGCGGAGGTTGGAGCAATGACGGCCCCAAGAGCCACCACCAGATGGATTATTACTCGGGTTCGTTCGCAATTCagtttctgcagctgctttaTTCCAAATTGGCCGCGGACTTTGACGAGCCTCGTGCGGAACGATACCGAGCCCGCGCCAAAGAATTCGCGCTCGATTTCGTGTACTATTTCGACCCTGATGGGAGGTCAGTACCCTTTGGACGGTCCATGACATACCGATTCGCGATGGTTGGTTTTTGGGGTGCCCTAGCTTTTGCGGACGTCACTCCTCCTGCGCCGCTCACATGGGGGATGGTGAAAGGCATCTTGCTTCGGCATTTCCGCTGGTGGGCCACGCAGGAAGACATATTCAATAATGATGGAACTTTGAATCTCTCGGGTACTC GACAAGCTTGCCACTATCCGGTCAGAGCGATTCAGGCAAAGTATGGGAAATTCGCATACAGTGCCTCTTTCGGCTATTCCGTGCCAACCGGGGGCTatcagctggagcagcatgCTCCTGACAGCATGCTGGCCCTTTCTGAGGATGGAGGCGACATTTGGCAGACACGGAGGGTCGTGGAAAATGCACGCATCGAGTACCGCGAGAATCTGCCTGTTCTGATCTCGGAATGGCGGCCATGGACAGATGTTGTCGTCGAAACGTTCTTGATTCCTCCTGCTGAAGGAAGCGAGAACTGGCACATCCGCGCTCATCGTGTTCGGACCAGTCGTGATCTCCAAAGTTCGGAAGGAGCGTTTGCAATCTATGGATGCCAGAGTAGCAACGGCCGTTTCCTCCAACCCTTCAAGGAACCCCTCAACCCGCTATCTGAAGGGACTTCAGCTGCACCCCAGAGTGCACTTACGGTTTCCTCAGCAGGAGCTGTAG ACCTGGTTTGTGACGGCCGTGTTTGCTTTGCCGGCGCATGgaaatggcaatggcgaaaACTGGAAGAATATCTGGATCGATAG
- a CDS encoding putative lipoate--protein ligase (transcript_id=CADANIAT00003330), which produces MVLFSQATCWKAYRFKKSRGGLFVRFNSAFSSDRFAQLASRPASIHQIYQSLSTDPYVNLSIEHFLLEKAPPDSSILFLYVNRPCVVIGRNQNPWLETNLQKLHNDREESTKHSDGALLVRRRSGGGAVFHDAGNLNYSVISPRATFTRNKHAEMMMRALHRVGAVNTSVNERHDIVMSESDGQPRKISGSAFKLTRFRGLHHGTCLLDSPNINELGSFLRSPAREYIRAKGVESVRSPVANVSSSMEDAPAGFSMQAVIASVMDEFAQLYNASPDAVRRAQRAHAVEPELYAGDNWVAGAVGDLEADAVPEIKKGMDELKSLEWKYTQTPQFTFSTYPIEEDPRERPALPPSLPPSTRVFLRLKHGAIIESCISTSNDPSLAAEQASRVHEALKGRNLHELQPSQWTEVLVSRLSADEEPVTVQELASFITSKFGS; this is translated from the exons ATGGTTCTATTCTCTCAAGCCACATGCTGGAAAGCTTACCGCTTTAAAAAGAGCCGGGGCGGCCTCTTTGTCCGGTTCAATTCCGCATTTAGCTCTGATCGCTTCGCGCAACTCGCgtctcgaccagcttccaTCCACCAGATCTACCAGTCCCTCTCGACCGATCCTTACGTGAATCTTTCAATCGAGCACTTCCTGCTAGAGAAAGCCCCGCCAGATTCGAGTATACTTTTTCTGTACGTCAATCGACCATGCGTCGTTATTGGACGAAATCAGAACCCTTGGCTTGAGACCAACCTTCAAAAGCTCCATAATGATCGCGAAGAGAGTACCAAACACAGTGATGGAGCGTTACTTGTCCGACGGCGATCAGGCGGTGGCGCTGTCTTTCATGACGCCGGCAACCTGAACTACAGCGTGATTTCTCCCCGGGCTACCTTTACGCGGAACAAACAtgcggagatgatgatgcgggCATTGCACCGTGTGGGAGCAGTTAACACAAGCGTTAATGAGCGCCATGATATAGTCATGTCGGAGTCTGACGGTCAGCCACGGAAGATTTCAGGGTCGGCCTTCAAGCTGACTAGGTTCCGGGGGCTGCACCACGGGACATGCCTGCTCGATTCGCCGAACATCAATGAACTCGGGTCCTTTCTCCGATCCCCTGCTAGAGAATATATCAGAGCGAAGGGTGTTGAGAGCGTTCGGTCTCCGGTGGCCAATGTATCCTCATCAATGGAAGATGCTCCCGCTGGATTTTCGATGCAGGCTGTCATTGCTAGTGTGATGGATGAGTTTGCGCAGCTGTATAACGCTAGTCCGGACGCCGTCCGCCGAGCTCAACGGGCTCATGCTGTTGAACCCGAACTATACGCAGGGGACAACTGGGTGGCCGGGGCTGTGGGTGATCTGGAAGCGGACGCTGTGcctgagatcaagaagggTATGGACGAGCTAAAG TCTCTGGAGTGGAAGTATACTCAGACACCGCAGTTCACATTCTCTACGTACCCGATTGAGGAAGACCCCCGTGAAAGACCAGCCCTTCCGCCTTCTCTACCCCCTTCG ACGCGAGTATTCTTACGACTGAAGCACGGCGCTATCATTGAGAGTTGTATATCGACTTCAAATGATCCATCACTTGCCGCAGAGCAGGCGAGTCGCGTACACGAAGCCCTAAAGGGGCGAAACTTGCATGAGCTGCAGCCATCGCAGTGGACTGAAGTTCTGGTCAGTCGGTTATCCGCAGACGAAGAACCAGTTACCGTACAGGAGCTCGCAAGCTTCATTACCAGCAAATTCGGCTCATGA
- a CDS encoding bifunctional chorismate synthase/riboflavin reductase [NAD(P)H] ARO2 (transcript_id=CADANIAT00003331) → MSTWGDYFRVTTYGESHCRSVGCIVDGCPPGMELTEDDIQPQMTRRRPGQSALTTPRNEKDRVEIQSGTEFGVTLGTPIAMVVRNEDQRPKDYGNKTMDMYPRPSHADFTYLEKYGVKASSGGGRSSARETIGRVAAGAIAEKYLRLSHGVEIVAFVSSVGNEHLFPPTPEHPSPATNPEFLSLIEKIDRATVDAHAPTRCPNEAAAARMTKVIEHFRDNSDSIGGTVTCVIRNVPVGLGEPCFDKLEAQLAHAMLSIPATKGFEIGSGFGGCEVPGSIHNDPFVASEVQTQLGSQNTTKQRLVTKTNNSGGIQGGISNGASIYFRVAFKPPATIGQAQQTATYDFGEGVLEAKGRHDPCVVPRAVPIVEAMSALVVMDSLLAQYARESAKTLLPPLPKTIPTRPTTGSN, encoded by the exons ATGTCAACGTGGGGTGACTACTTTCGAGTCACCAC TTATGGTGAATCTCACTGCCGCTCCGTCGGCTGTATCGTCGACGGCTGCCCCCCGGGCATGGAACTCACTGAGGATGACATCCAACCTCAAATGACCCGCCGCCGCCCCGGCCAGAGCGCCCTCACGACCCCGCGCAACGAGAAAGACCGAGTTGAGATTCAATCAGGAACCGAGTTCGGCGTCACCCTGGGTACTCCAATTGCCATGGTCGTGCGCAATGAGGATCAGCGCCCTAAAGACTACGGCAACAAGACCATGGACATGTACCCCCGCCCCAGCCATGCGGACTTCACCTATCTCGAAAAGTACGGCGTCAAGGCTAGCAGTGGTGGTGGCCGAAGCAGTGCCCGAGAGACAATTG GCCGCGTCGCCGCCGGCGCCATCGCCGAGAAGTACCTGCGCCTCTCGCACGGTGTCGAGATAGTCGCCTTTGTTAGCTCCGTCGGTAACGAACACCTCTTCCCACCAACGCCCGAGCACCCTAGCCCCGCGACGAACCCTGAATTTCTCTCGCTCATCGAAAAGATCGACCGCGCAACCGTCGACGCCCACGCACCTACCCGCTGCCCGAATGAAGCCGCGGCCGCGCGCATGACCAAAGTCATCGAACACTTCCGTGACAACAGCGACAGCATCGGCGGTACCGTCACCTGCGTGATCCGCAACGTCCCCGTGGGCCTGGGAGAGCCCTGCTttgacaagctcgaggccCAGCTTGCCCACGCGATGCTCAGCATCCCCGCAACAAAGGGTTTCGAGATTGGCTCCGGCTTCGGCGGCTGCGAGGTACCCGGATCTATTCACAACGATCCCTTCGTGGCCTCCGAGGTGCAGACGCAGCTTGGCTCCCAAAATACAACTAAGCAACGCCTGGTCACCAAGACCAACAACTCCGGCGGTATCCAGGGTGGTATCTCCAACGGTGCGTCCATCTACTTCCGTGTTGCATTCAAGCCCCCTGCTACAATCGGGCAAGCGCAGCAGACGGCTACCTATGACTTTGGCGAAGGCGTTTTGGAAGCCAAGGGGCGCCACGACCCCTGCGTTGTGCCCCGGGCCGTCCCTATCGTCGAGGCCATGTCTGCCCTCGTCGTCATGGACTCCCTGTTGGCTCAGTATGCGCGCGAGAGCGCAAAGACTTTGCTCCCGCCATTACCAAAGACGATCCCTACTCGCCCTACCACGGGGTCGAATTAG
- a CDS encoding uncharacterized protein (transcript_id=CADANIAT00003332) produces the protein MDGRFYRRSRMRRAVGASSVLSLLCVLTLVGHGSAQIPYTPSSLLYDSQHNTSFAYLLRATEGRTEFISLDVSRKVDTNKSAYTILLDDVPFNKNVGQSAYVPVIDQDGVLKIYAGDCWDSGNAPKLWSFRPDSGSSSGSGKWEEFSIEGPGQVDITNRPGHLSAGFAYSASNTTQSSVFAFAGMCPYESDDSTSWVSAANYSQTMTVLAPCENGKCYQASITGDRAPPIPEAGFTFTPLQATYGYTDGELRQQQDFLLIGGHTQQAFINMSELAIFSAPQNSWSFVSVGYAADTSRADLSLRNTALIEPRSGHTAVLSPDGTKVIIFGGWVGNTRVAATPQLAVLEIGGGFAGSGEWTWSIPSTSGGPEESGVYGLYGHGATMLPGGVMMIAGGYQISQLSKRSDTGPELNSQVYLYDVTSGRWTSSYENPYFDATAEASDSSSTSSKSRTSLKAGLGVGIGIGIPVAAGLGLLIFYLCRRRGVRRTRDNEIRKLALGAQRAHYWGRDDSEMASSIRNPSPMREPAVNNDYPWNVNNRPRSTGKKVDWNDNGDAIAERTGLLGGAYVPKKFNRPVLNAGTYRPPYYDFRRGETAGIIHPIDEREEDETEGVKTIQQRETLDSQVFVTARNTQVDTLGLDGAGAAENGMNGGGRVSPGKDERTSSNLSDSSTSAKSANSGVSPTRDKHAIPPRHSREAIRSQDSTTSATASYEKRYSSDSYSTAQSAISQQQAEGEYLLRDSGNAESSQVPGLLNKSPGPSRPRTSEWIGGIRRVLSLSRKRPPANEDFSTTSRASGIDGDHAGISNFTAGTTFPRRSVSASAELFRRKQGAKDWGVGNRYSHNTGFHSARSTRDDFCLDGHMDPDSDGEWDVEGAAEGRRVQVTFTVPKEKLRVVNASAGDMDDLSVNSVSRNNSLS, from the coding sequence ATGGATGGTCGCTTCTATCGAAGATCCCGAATGCGCAGGGCAGTCGGCGCCAGCTCGGTGCTGTCCCTCCTTTGCGTGCTGACCCTTGTCGGCCATGGGTCTGCACAAATCCCGTATACACCATCCAGTCTTTTATACGATTCGCAGCATAATACTTCATTTGCCTATCTGCTGCGGGCAACCGAAGGCCGAACGGAATTTATCTCGCTAGACGTTTCTCGGAAAGTGGACACAAACAAGTCCGCGTATACTATACTGCTCGACGACGTCCCATTCAACAAGAACGTCGGCCAGTCCGCATACGTACCTGTTATTGACCAGGATggggtgctgaagatctACGCGGGTGACTGTTGGGACTCGGGGAACGCACCAAAACTATGGTCTTTTCGTCCGGATTCTGGCAGTTCATCAGGCAGCGGGAAATGGGAGGAGTTCTCGATTGAGGGACCAGGACAAGTTGATATTACCAATCGACCGGGCCATCTGTCAGCAGGCTTCGCATACTCTGCTTCAAACACTACCCAAAGCTCGGTCTTCGCGTTTGCGGGAATGTGCCCGTACGAAAGCGATGACAGCACTTCTTGGGTCTCTGCCGCGAACTACTCCCAAACGATGACAGTACTGGCTCCATGCGAGAACGGGAAGTGCTACCAGGCGTCGATTACTGGGGACAGGGCGCCTCCGATCCCAGAAGCGGGGTTCACGTTCACTCCCCTCCAGGCCACATATGGCTATACGGACGGTGAACTCCGGCAACAACAGGACTTCCTTCTCATTGGCGGGCATACTCAGCAAGCATTCATTAACATGTCCGAGTTGGCTATCTTCTCTGCGCCACAGAATAGCTGGAGCTTTGTAAGCGTGGGATACGCCGCAGACACGTCAAGGGCTGATCTCTCCCTCCGCAACACAGCCCTAATTGAGCCCCGATCCGGCCACACCGCCGTTCTTTCACCTGATGGGACCAAGGTAATTATTTTTGGCGGATGGGTGGGCAACACTAGAGTCGCCGCAACGCCCCAGCTCGCTGTTCTAGAGATTGGAGGGGGCTTTGCAGGGTCCGGCGAATGGACCTGGAGTATACCATCCACAAGCGGAGGCCCTGAAGAATCCGGGGTATACGGGCTGTATGGGCACGGTGCAACCATGCTCCCTGGTGGAGTTATGATGATTGCAGGAGGGTACCAAATATCACAGTTGTCAAAACGATCCGATACTGGACCCGAGCTCAACTCGCAGGTTTATCTATACGACGTAACCTCAGGCAGGTGGACTTCGTCATATGAAAACCCATATTTTGACGCCACTGCTGAAGCCTCTGATAGCTCCTCTACTTCAAGTAAAAGCAGGACGTCATTGAAGGCCGGCCTGGGTGTTGGCATCGGCATCGGCATTCCAGTAGCTGCTGGTCTTGGGCTGCTCATTTTCTACCTTTGCCGCAGGCGCGGGGTACGCCGAACGCGCGACAATGAGATCAGAAAGCTAGCGCTTGGGGCACAAAGAGCTCATTACTGGGGAAGGGATGACTCGGAGATGGCCAGCAGTATCCGGAACCCTTCACCAATGAGGGAGCCGGCAGTGAACAACGACTACCCTTGGAACGTTAACAACAGACCACGAAGTACTGGGAAGAAGGTCGACTGGAACGACAATGGAGATGCGATTGCGGAAAGGACTGGCCTGCTAGGCGGTGCCTACGTGCCTAAGAAATTTAATCGACCAGTGCTGAATGCTGGCACCTACCGACCCCCTTATTATGATTTTAGGAGAGGCGAAACTGCTGGAATCATCCATCCCATCGACgagcgcgaagaagacgagaccGAAGGCGTAAAAACTATACAGCAGCGCGAAACACTTGACTCCCAGGTGTTTGTCACAGCTCGAAACACTCAGGTGGACACTCTAGGCCTTGATGGTGCTGGAGCGGCCGAAAATGGCATGAACGGAGGTGGGCGTGTCTCGCCAGGTAAAGATGAGCGGACTTCGTCCAATCTGTCTGATTCCTCCACATCAGCCAAGTCAGCAAATTCTGGAGTTTCGCCTACCAGAGATAAACATGCGATCCCCCCTAGACACAGCAGAGAAGCTATACGCAGCCAAGACAGCACGACATCAGCAACTGCGTCATACGAAAAGCGCTATTCATCCGATTCTTATTCCACAGCTCAGTCAGCAATATCACAACAACAAGCAGAGGGCGAGTATCTCCTTCGAGACTCAGGAAATGCAGAGTCTTCCCAAGTGCCAGGGCTCCTCAACAAGTCGCCCGGCCCAAGTCGACCAAGAACATCGGAGTGGATCGGCGGCATCCGAAGAGTACTGTCTCTGTCGAGGAAACGGCCTCCAGCTAATGAAGATTTTAGTACTACTTCCCGGGCTTCCGGAATTGATGGAGATCATGCTGGGATAAGCAATTTCACGGCTGGCACAACATTTCCTCGCAGGTCAGTGAGCGCATCTGCAGAATTGTTCAGACGGAAGCAAGGAGCCAAAGACTGGGGTGTGGGCAACAGATACTCACACAACACGGGCTTCCACTCAGCCCGTTCTACGCGTGACGACTTTTGTCTGGATGGCCACATGGACCCGGATAGTGACGGTGAGTGGGATGTTGAGGGTGCCGCCGAAGGTCGACGGGTGCAAGTAACCTTTACTGTGCCAAAGGAGAAACTAAGGGTAGTGAATGCCTCGGCTGGCGATATGGATGACCTGTCCGTGAATTCAGTCAGCCGAAATAACAGTTTGTCATAG
- a CDS encoding uncharacterized protein (transcript_id=CADANIAT00003333), with product MIDRLMQPSTERVADQTWTFLRTLMLVDWFKPSTLTSNFVTFERIEDYLSTVYGRIPLEVDSDETGDAAQLMADLFYPALSRVFKSDEKGTPESRGQVIALVTFNSKPRIVSYGMWTSDAVSSRRLWLVLVPLLVPRAQPVGSETVALWQGLLPEERGVISAEEETGKRLCDGAL from the exons ATGATCGACCGGCTCATGCAGCCATCCACCGA GCGAGTCGCTGACCAGACCTGGACCTTCCTCCGTACGTTAATGCTCGTTGATTGGTTCAAGCCATCAACCCTTACTTCTAATTTTGTGACATTCGAGCGCATCGAAGACTACCTTAG CACAGTCTACGGACGAATCCCTCTCGAGGTTGACAGCGACGAGACCGGAGATGCGGCACAACTTATGGCTGACCTGTTCTATCCCGCCCTGTCCCGTGTCTTCAAGTCTGATGAAAAGGGAACTCCGGAATCTCGTGGACAAGTCATAGCACTGGTCACGTTCAACTCGAAACCGCGTATTGTTAGCTACGGCATGTGGACCAGCGACGCAGTG TCTTCTCGCCGTCTCTGGCTGGTGCTCGTGCCCCTGCTCGTGCCCCGAGCGCAACCCGTAGGCTCCGAGACCGTTGCTCTGTGGCAGGGGCTCCTGCCTGAGGAGAGAGGGGTTatatctgctgaagaagagacggGGAAACGCCTCTGCGACGGGGCGCTCTAG